One genomic window of Cricetulus griseus strain 17A/GY chromosome 3, alternate assembly CriGri-PICRH-1.0, whole genome shotgun sequence includes the following:
- the Svip gene encoding small VCP/p97-interacting protein, producing MGLCLPCPAESAPPSPSPEEKRAKLAEAAERRQKEAASRGILDIHSVEAKRKKKEQLEKQMETSGPPAGGLRWTVS from the exons ATGGGGCTGTGCTTACCATGTCCTGCGGAGTCCGCCCCGCCGTCCCCGAGCCCG gaagagaaaagagcaaagctggcagaggcagcagaaagaagacagaaagag GCTGCATCTCGGGGGATTTTGGATATTCACTCGGTGgaggcaaagaggaagaagaaagaacagttAGAAAAGCAGATGGAAACATCAGGGCCACCAGCAGGTGGACTTAGG tGGACAGTGTCATGA